A region from the Aphis gossypii isolate Hap1 chromosome 1, ASM2018417v2, whole genome shotgun sequence genome encodes:
- the LOC114120269 gene encoding lipid droplet-associated hydrolase isoform X2, whose product MTTVTAEESSATVAKMRSTTADDDSGRSMKATDLWVDVNGVATRVLCWGQSINDDNRHELKRVVLCVCGNPGITEFYEKFLQEVYRTLNVPVWVLSHAGHEVPPSNSEHKIPDPKMYPDLYTLKGQVEHKLRFIEKYVPDNCDLYLVGHSIGSKIISELLKDSTMAQRLSVKRSVFLFPTLQKMRETPNGRKLIFTASNFLSITIFLSWIFTTFPAFIKTFLVNVTLMIMEGGQVDDHVIRSAVRLVHPMVLRNVFSMAVDEMDKVYELDNKPLKDNAKRLYMYFGKTDDWCPTSFYDDISKCVPEAETVLCDKGYQHAFVIGYSDEMAGIVCDWLQPDLEDAKSH is encoded by the exons ATGACTACAGTGACTGCAGAGGAATCGTCAGCGACAGTTGCAAAGATGAGGTCGACAACTGCGGATGATGACAGCGGCCGTAGCATGAAAGCGACAGACCTATGGGTGGATGTTAACGGCGTGGCCACTCGAGTGCTTTGTTGGGGCCAGTCGATTAACGATGACAATCGACATGAATTAAAGCGAGTAGTGCTATGCGTATGCGGTAACCCGGGAATAAcagaattttatgaaaaatttctGCAAGAAGTCTATCGGACCCTCAACGTTCCTGTCTGGGTATTATCGCATGcag gccATGAAGTTCCACCGTCGAATTCGGAACATAAAATCCCTGATCCTAAAATGTATCCTGATCTATACACTCTAAAAGGACAAGTAGAACATAAATTACGATTTATCGAGAAGTATGTGCCTGATAATTGCGATCTATACTTAGTGGGTCATTCAATTGGATCGAAAATTATATCAGAATTGCTAAAGGACAGTACAATGGCCCAAAGATTGTCTGTTAAACGTTCAGTGTTCCTGTTTCCCACTCTACAAAAAATGCGTGAGACACCAAACGGACgtaaacttatatttactgCATCCAATTTTCTATccatcacaatatttttatcttgg atttttactacatttccggcttttatcaaaacatttttggtaAATGTAACACTAATGATAATGGAAGGAGGACAAGTCGATGACCATGTTATCAGGTCAGCCGTGCGTTTGGTTCATCCAATGGTGTTACGCAACGTATTTTCAATGGCAGTTGATGAAATGGATAAAGTATACGAATTGGACAACAAG CCGTTGAAAGATAACGCGAAGAGATTGTACATGTACTTCGGCAAAACCGACGATTGGTGTCCAACGTCGTTTTACGATGACATCAGCAAATGCGTGCCAGAAGCAGAGACTGTGCTGTGCGATAAAGGCTACCAACACGCGTTCGTAATCGGTTATTCCGATGAGATGGCCGGTATCGTTTGCGACTGGCTTCAACCCGATCTAGAAGACGCTAAATCACACTGA